A part of Populus alba chromosome 8, ASM523922v2, whole genome shotgun sequence genomic DNA contains:
- the LOC118055101 gene encoding gibberellin 2-beta-dioxygenase 6 isoform X2 — protein sequence MYDLTSQPVNMINSSPPLLHHYGELARLPPQVPTPERNDLPDGTVLMEEYGQLPLIDLSCLSSTNEKVRLACADAICRASSEWGFFQVVNHGISPELIRNMRREQVKLFQTPFDKKATCGVLNNSYRWGTPTATCPKQFSWSEAFHIPISKVFEQACYGEFSSLREVMVEFAAAMSKLARLLAGVLAENVGHPRGVFESTCQESNCFLRLNRYPACPISSEISGLVPHTDSDYLTILSQDEVGGLQLMKDSKWVAVKPNPDALIVNIGDLSQTQNNDNIMILLL from the exons ATGTACGATCTTACTAGCCAACCAGTAAACATGATTAATTCAAGCCCACCTCTTCTTCACCATTATGGAGAGCTTGCACGCCTCCCACCTCAGGTTCCTACACCCGAACGCAATGACCTCCCGGATGGTACTGTTCTCATGGAAGAATATGGCCAACTCCCATTGATCGACCTCAGTTGTCTAAGTAGCACCAACGAAAAGGTGCGGCTAGCTTGTGCTGACGCTATATGCAGAGCTTCGTCAGAGTGGGGATTCTTCCAAGTAGTGAACCATGGTATAAGCCCTGAGCTGATTCGGAATATGAGGAGGGAACAAGTGAAGTTgtttcaaacaccttttgataAAAAGGCGACCTGTGGGGTTTTGAACAACTCTTATAGATGGGGAACTCCAACAGCTACTTGTCCGAAGCAATTCTCCTGGTCTGAAGCTTTCCATATTCCTATCTCAAAAGTTTTTGAGCAAGCTTGCTATGGGGAGTTTAGCTCTTTAAG GGAAGTGATGGTGGAATTTGCAGCAGCAATGTCAAAGCTGGCAAGGTTACTGGCTGGGGTCCTAGCGGAAAACGTAGGCCACCCAAGAGGAGTGTTTGAGAGCACTTGTCAAGAAAGCAATTGTTTTCTTAGGTTGAATCGTTACCCAGCCTGTCCAATATCATCAGAGATTTCTGGCTTAGTGCCCCACACTGATAGCGATTATCTAACAATCCTCTCTCAAGATGAAGTGGGAGGACTCCAACTCATGAAAGATTCAAAATGGGTGGCTGTAAAACCCAATCCAGATGCTCTTATAGTCAACATCGGAGATCTTTCCCAG ACTCAGAACAACGATAATATTatgatattgttattataa
- the LOC118055113 gene encoding uncharacterized protein yields the protein MVEESTRRLPNWMLGVSVTADNDKNNNKKKNITDEPEDEEDEPNLAKNSKFEAKRRKRNQVKDNKELDDDTDNDVNKKTSNRRGRKRKAKSKAGIKAECEEKEGEELTVEDLVSIAEEYVKADEDSRRKQTSGRECKLQRQLPTTASSKNDLGESFIVLDGKHISASCETTSYGSTMNLVSEESLISSSRTGDPAHDMLDLFLGPLLKKPMEKEKRSEFTTMDVDFTFELKKKSRHDFGDEMVPPMKKKSSLKDKVSLLLD from the exons ATGGTTGAGGAAAGTACACGGCGTCTACCTAATTGGATGCTAGGTGTAAGTGTAACTGCTGATAatgataagaataataataagaagaagaacatTACCGACGAGCCTGAAGATGAAGAGGACGAGCCAAATTTGGCAAAGAATTCAAAATTCGAAGCCAAAAGGAGAAAGAGGAACCAAGTTAAAGACAATAAAGAGCTGGATGATGATACTGACAACGACGtaaacaagaaaacaagcaaTCGGCGTGGGAGAAAGCGAAAAGCAAAAAGTAAGGCGGGGATCAAAGCTGAGTGCGAGGAGAAGGAAGGGGAGGAGCTGACTGTTGAAGACTTAGTCAGCATTGCCGAGGAG TATGTCAAAGCTGACGAGGATTCACGGAGAAAACAAACATCAGGCAGAGAATGTAAATTGCAAAGACAACTTCCAACAACAGCTTCTTCTAAGAATGATTTAGGAGAGTCTTTCATTGTTCTTGATGGCAAGCATATATCAGCTAGTTGTGAAACCACTTCTTATGGTTCAACTATGAATTTAGTTAGCGAAGAAAGTCTCATTTCCTCAAGTAGGACAGGGGATCCTGCTCATGACATGTTGGATTTATTTTTGGGTCCCTTGCTTAAGAAGCCAatggagaaagagaagaggTCTGAATTTACTACAATGGATGTTGATTTTACCTTtgagttgaaaaagaaaagtcgCCATGATTTTGGAGACGAAATGGTGCCCCcaatgaagaagaagagcagTCTTAAAGACAAGGTATCCTTATTGCTTGACTGA
- the LOC118055101 gene encoding gibberellin 2-beta-dioxygenase 6 isoform X1 → MYDLTSQPVNMINSSPPLLHHYGELARLPPQVPTPERNDLPDGTVLMEEYGQLPLIDLSCLSSTNEKVRLACADAICRASSEWGFFQVVNHGISPELIRNMRREQVKLFQTPFDKKATCGVLNNSYRWGTPTATCPKQFSWSEAFHIPISKVFEQACYGEFSSLREVMVEFAAAMSKLARLLAGVLAENVGHPRGVFESTCQESNCFLRLNRYPACPISSEISGLVPHTDSDYLTILSQDEVGGLQLMKDSKWVAVKPNPDALIVNIGDLSQAWSNDIYKSVEHRVMANREKERYSIAYFLCPSYDSLIGSCREPSSIYRKFTFGEYRNQVQEDVKRTGRKIGLPRFLL, encoded by the exons ATGTACGATCTTACTAGCCAACCAGTAAACATGATTAATTCAAGCCCACCTCTTCTTCACCATTATGGAGAGCTTGCACGCCTCCCACCTCAGGTTCCTACACCCGAACGCAATGACCTCCCGGATGGTACTGTTCTCATGGAAGAATATGGCCAACTCCCATTGATCGACCTCAGTTGTCTAAGTAGCACCAACGAAAAGGTGCGGCTAGCTTGTGCTGACGCTATATGCAGAGCTTCGTCAGAGTGGGGATTCTTCCAAGTAGTGAACCATGGTATAAGCCCTGAGCTGATTCGGAATATGAGGAGGGAACAAGTGAAGTTgtttcaaacaccttttgataAAAAGGCGACCTGTGGGGTTTTGAACAACTCTTATAGATGGGGAACTCCAACAGCTACTTGTCCGAAGCAATTCTCCTGGTCTGAAGCTTTCCATATTCCTATCTCAAAAGTTTTTGAGCAAGCTTGCTATGGGGAGTTTAGCTCTTTAAG GGAAGTGATGGTGGAATTTGCAGCAGCAATGTCAAAGCTGGCAAGGTTACTGGCTGGGGTCCTAGCGGAAAACGTAGGCCACCCAAGAGGAGTGTTTGAGAGCACTTGTCAAGAAAGCAATTGTTTTCTTAGGTTGAATCGTTACCCAGCCTGTCCAATATCATCAGAGATTTCTGGCTTAGTGCCCCACACTGATAGCGATTATCTAACAATCCTCTCTCAAGATGAAGTGGGAGGACTCCAACTCATGAAAGATTCAAAATGGGTGGCTGTAAAACCCAATCCAGATGCTCTTATAGTCAACATCGGAGATCTTTCCCAG GCATGGAGCAATGATATCTACAAGAGCGTGGAGCACAGAGTCATGGCAAATCGAGAGAAGGAGAGATACTCAATTGCCTACTTTCTATGCCCCTCTTATGACTCGTTGATAGGCAGTTGCAGAGAGCCTTCTTCTATATACAGAAAATTCACTTTCGGAGAGTACAGAAACCAAGTCCAGGAAGACGTCAAGAGAACAGGCCGTAAGATAGGCCTTCCAAGATTTCTACTTTAA